The Spinacia oleracea cultivar Varoflay chromosome 2, BTI_SOV_V1, whole genome shotgun sequence DNA segment GATGCTCGACAAAAGCTAAGTTACACGATTAATTTTCTCTAATCAGTCAAATCAAGTAACCCAACAGCACTTAATTCAACACTTCCTCCAATATCAAACGTTTACAGTCATCGTTTACAAACAAGCAAAGCATGTAGGTCAAATCTAGTTTGAATGGTTGCTAATATTTGGTCACAAACTCGTCAAAATGTGTACTCCGTATATAGATCAATTTAAATATGAAGATAACACTCATAAATATATTACAAACACTGTATGTAAGGCTGGCAAAATTATGTTATAATTTGTACTACATACTATAAACTCGTactttttattgttattttagCTCTCCGTCtattatatacttcctctgtcttttaatactcgcaacgttccttagtttcacgcatgccaatgcacaactttgatcatttatatcttaaattctctttattcaaaaattataaaaagttgatattttgaaaatacacattgagacgaatctaacaagatcccacataactatgttttatcttatataaaaaacactaagaatagtcaaagtagattatatgaatagtagcaaaagtccaaacttttgcgagtattaaaagacggaggaagtatgtgtATATAGTACTCTAATTCACAAGGTTCAACCACAACTCAAAATGTGATAACTCATCTACTTAAAAGAGTCACAAGCTTACCAACTGAAATTGACCTTATGAAATACTTATCTTACAATCTTACACACATACACACAAGCTAAACATGGAGAAAATGATATAATGCTGAATTGTACGAAGTAAGTAACAAGAATAAATAGAAAGAGTTGTTTAAGGTAgcaaagaaaaaagaagcaAACCTCCTCTTGCATGTAGAGAAGTTTTGCTTTCCTTTCATGGCAATCCGGCCGGTATGACTCATAAGAGGGACTCCTACCACTCAAATCATTTCCTCCATCCATTTTCGAGACCATAGCAGTCGAACAATCAGCCATATTATGACTCCTTGAAGTCGTTAAACTCGGATCATTCTCATCCTCTTCACTCCCTCTCCACAAACCAGCAGCACTAAGGAACTCATCCAATATATGTTGAGCTGGCTTCAAGAACTTAGAGCTCTTCAATATTGCAGCATAACCGGTAAAAGGCCCGAGAGGGCCGACATTTCGATGCACTTGAATCGAGCAACCGGCAACATCCTGCACCTGATCATTACTCCCACATTCTAACTTAGGGATACCGCTGTTCATTGATTGTTTGACAACAGACGATATGGTGCCAGACTCGAACGGCTTTAATTCCCGAAGATCACCTATATGTTGGTATTCACACATCTGATTCGACGACAATGATAGCGAAAGTCCTCCGCCATCATTAGACTGATGATGACTGATAAAATTAGGAGGAAGTAGAGGGAGTTCattcccaccaccaccaccaccaccaccaccaccactcccCCAACTTTGAACGTTATTATTCTGGTAATCAATTTCAGGAGTTTGATTATGAACTAGAAACTCCGGTACAACCATATGCCTCTGTACCCAGTTTTCGCAACCCTGCAttggctgctgctgctgctgctgttgttggtGGGTGTCACAGGAATCCGAGGTTGAGGGTGTCACAAAGCGAGTGGGGTGAATGTTAGGGAAGGGGTTGGATGAATGAGAGGCCGCCATAAAATGCAACATTTCCGGTGGAGGAAGTAGCATCGGAGAAGTGCTGCTGCTATTCTGCTGCTGATGCTggtggtgttggtgttggtggtggtggaaaTTGTTGGACTGTTGTAATTCCTCAAAATGCTGAACTCTGAGCTTATCTCGCCGCCGTTGTTGCGCCACGTGTAACTCCGGCATAAAATTGTTTCTCATTTCCATTATTTCAAACCTGCATTAAAATGGTGACAAgcaaaataattcaaaataaaaatgtGGAAAATGCATGGAGAGAGAAAAACCACAAGAAAAAGGGGGAAAATATCAATTTCATCAAGTGCTATGCTCCACATAGTACAACCAGCTTTGCTGTCGGCAAGCTAATGCTTTCAAAACAACCACACAAAATTATACTGAAAacatttttaaataaaatattatagaaaaataaatgataaaaaaaGCTTAACAGTGCAAAagaaagaggaaaaaaaaaagagtcaatATCTGTGAAAGCAAACTAACCCATCATCACGtcaaaaaccctagaaatgtTCATACTCTTTAATCTTTATTCTAAAACAAacagaaacaaaaacaaaataaaaaatagatcCACTTAAATCCAACGTTATCTTAACTTACGAACTGCCTAACAGGGACTGATTAAAATATAATCCAGATAATGACGGTTACAGCAAGTTAAGCTTAAACCCAGAAAAAAGCTTAAACCCGGAATAACTTATTAATGCTAGTGTGAGACCGTGAGATGATCTTAGTGACGacggaataaataaataaagccgAAAAAGGCGGGAAGAGAGAGATGGCGTACCATAAATAGAGGGGAAAAGAGCTACAGTAGCACGGCGATGGTGATGATGACGATATTGATGATGGAAATGAAGAGGATGAAGAAGGAAAGATAAGAGTGGTAATATGGTAATTTAATTAAGAAAGAAGTGGAGTTCAAATGTTCAATGAGTTGGAGTTGGAGTTGGAGTTGGGGTTCGTAGCTATCAAAATCAAGAATATGGAAATGTCACCCACACGTTTCCTTCAACAGAAAAGAGTTTGGCAGAGGATTAAGActagaagagagagagaaaattaaattaaaaggaaGAGATAGAAGAGAGAGAATTTTCAGAGGGACTGAAAGTGAAAGTGAGAGACAGCACGGAAATGTTCTTACGCTAACTTTGCGATTTAAAGCTCAGGCCGACAcctttcgtttttttttttttttttttttttcctatttttccCTTTTTCTACAACTTGAGTATTTTCaaattcttattttttttaaaatacttcgtatgtctgatttaattaattagaagagTCAATAGAACAATTAAACTATTTAATACGATATTCATACAATCCTATTCAATTTTTAGGGGTTTACACAATTAAAATTTCTATTTATGAGGATCAGGCTTCCAGCCTTCCAGGCCATCATTATGATTCATTGATTCGTTGTTGAATTGAAGATTAAGACTGTGTTTTTTGGAACAAAATAAATCTAAACTGGACTaaaattttggagggaaaaataaaaaaaaaaacaggcctTAATTATTcatttatctgaatttattagaAGTTCTAAGTATTTTATTCTTGTTAATTAAATATACCTTCCCGGTTATGTAATAATTGGGTCTATGCAAGTGAGTTTTTCCATTCTCCTACGAAATATAAGTTCAAAAGTTGTTACTCATTTCGTTCCACAAAACGTTTCATGTTTCCATTTCGGACGTTGCTAAAAACATTTCCTGTTTCTATTTGTAGTCatacacttttccagaaatttgtGCCAataaagcaataaaaaaaattaaacattattgtttttttcttacacaaattaatttgtttttttccACCCAATATTTAACCATCACCacattcactttttttttttactttttcatTAAACAATCTTTTATTGTCTCTCATTTGCCATAAGCACATAACAATGATTGTTTTTTTACACACGTACACTTGCAAAATACCCGTGTTTTTCACACAATAGGAACCTAGAGTCTTATATGTGACcaatcacaccatcaacttgttGGTGTGACATGTTCACACTTGTAAATAAGCCCAACGCATTTAAAGCTCATTGATGGAGGTTAATAGCAGTTTTTTTAGGGAAGTTACTTTTATAGGTACAGGTCagatacttttatagttttaagtCAGGtacttttattgtttttgtcaagATACTTCTATATTTTTATAGTTTTCGGGAagatacttttatagtttagggGAGGCACTTTTATGGTTTTAGTCAAGCTACTTTTGTAGTTCTATAGTTTTAGGGAATGTACTTTTATACTCCCTGTATCccagaatactcgcaacgttttaaCTGGACAAGATTgctaatgcacaactttgactattaatatctttaattatattattataaaaatttataaaatattaaaatgacaGTTTGCAAATCGAGCCTTAAATAGATCCCCTGTAGATGGGTCtagatatttaattattgatGCATAGAGATTCAAATTCAACATATACTCATAACCTCCTTTGAGGGCCCATCTTAGAACGATGTGGTGGAGCAATTGGAACATATACAACACATCCAAAAATATTCAGATAGGAATTTTTTTGTTCCTGACCAAAAACCAATTGTGATGGGGAGAACTTTTGATTACTCGTTGGCCTGATGCGAATTAATGTTGCTGCATGTAATATAGCATATCCCcaagcagagattgagagtttggACTTCATAAGTAATGGTCTAGCAATCAACTAGAGACGCTTGATTAATTATTCAGATAGACCATTTTGTGTATGAACATGTGCTACAGGATGTTCAACACTTAGCCCTACGGACATGCAATAATCATCAAAGGCTTGAAAAGTGAATTCACCAGCATTATCAAGACGAATTGCCTTCATAGGGAAATTTGAAAAATGTGCTCGTAATCTAGTTAACTGAGCAAGTAGACTCGCAAACGCCAGGTTGCGAGTTGATACCAAGTATACATGTGACCATCTACTCGATGCGTCAATTAAAACCATAAAATATCTAAATGTTCCACATGATTGGTGAATTGGCCCACAAATATCTCCTTGTATACGTTCCATAAAATTGATAGATTCATAATTTATTTTGGTTGATGAAGGCCGTACTATCAACTTGCCTTGTGAGCAAGCAACACATGAGAAATCATTAGGAAGAATCTTCTGGTTCTTCGATGAATGTCCACATGaattttcaattatttttcgCATCATTATTGAACCGGGATGGCCCAACCGGTCATGCCAAACAGTGAAATTATCTGTAAATTTCTGGTTTACTGTAGCATATGTTTCAATTGTATAGATTTCAGTGTAGTACAAACCAGTGGAGAATGCAGGTAATTTCTCCAAAATATGCTTAGTGCATTGGGTAATATTCGTGATGTGAAGGTATTCAACATTTCCTTCACTTATTGTCTCAAACTCTCAAAGTGATATCCATTATGTCGAATATCTTTAAAGCTCAATTAATTTCTTCGAGACTTAGGAGAATATAATGCATCAATGATTTCAAATTTCTTTCCCATAGGcaataatatattttctctTCCGGAGCCTTCAATTATCTTTGTACTACCTGATATAGTACTCACACTAGTTTCTTTCATTGTCAAATGAGAGAAATATCTCTTGCTTTTCAGTATGGTATGAGTAGTTCCACTGTTTGCTAGGCATAAATCCCATTCATTATTTCATTGCTAACTAAACTTGAGGGGTATTCATGTTAACGATGGTATATCGGCAGTATCTTGTTTCTTGTTCGCTCAGTCGGCTAGGGtttggtgctgataacgtgttgtgAATAAACAGAAAAGATAATTAAGAGAGAGAATAGTGTTGTGTGTATTATTCCATATAGTACCGGGTATATATAATATACAATAGTTAGAGTTTTACAGAACCCTAAAATATTCTGGAGATATTAAcgggggtataatgggcatccatattatatttcataataatttattatttcttatttattactTGTTACTTATTACGAAGTATTACTATATATTCAGTTTCATTCATTTCAATTTAACAAAAAATCCTTAGAAAAACAGGGCCTTACATTATATTTTCTcacaataaaaaattaatatatcCACCATTTACATCATTAGTATAAGAAGATCCACTagctaaaaaaaattatggtGGGAGTAACACTGAAGGGGTGTTTGGGTAGGAGAGGTTTGAGAGAAAAAGATCTTTTGGGGGGTGAATTAGATGTTTGACCTTAGAAAAAGCTAATTGgaagtgtttggttaggagatcGAGGTTTGCAAGagagttttggggtgaaaagattaattttgaaaaagctaAATATAGGAGttttttgcaattagaggtttgagaaaatggatgaaaatgactattttgtcctaCTATTGCCTATACTTACAACCTCAATCAACTTTGGTACCCTATATTTTCTCCTAAAAAAATTACTAGACTCGTTTttgttataataaattttatattagtacaTTGAAGCAATTAAAACCTATTGCGATCATGCATGAAATAACATTACGGAGTAGTAATATTTCTCTATTTGAATAAtatatttattaaaatttttaaattaagaataatttttaaaaaaacaaataaattttattttatttagtcaatgtttattaaaaaaaaactaagagaaaaaatttaacacaataaattATTTGTCAAATATTAATAAGAAATAAAGTATGTCAATGTTCCTAATGGTCATATTACATATTAAACAACTAACAACtatcagctaatttaccaaacacttttacaaaACAGTTAATTCAATCAGTTAGTCAAACcagctagtcaaaccagctatcaACTAACAGATAGTCAAACCAGCTATCCGCTAACAGCTAACCGCTCCTAATCAAACGGAGCCtaagttaaacaaaaatacGAGTACAGTAGTATTACCCAAAAACCCTTTCACCATTACCCAAAAACATCAGGAAGACAGTGGACAGgcagtaaataattaaatatggagtagtaaataaataaataaataaaaggataAGGGAAGAATTAAATGGGAAGTTGGGCAGAGGCAGAGTGCGTGTAGGTAACAGTAGGGGATAGGAGTTTCAGTAATAAAAACAGCAGGAAGTTAACGTCACTTAAAATTACGACTGCCACTTTGCCCATAAATCTAAGCATTAAGTAAAAATATTCAGATTGGGATCGTATCTTTTGGTAAGTTGCAGTAACTATTTTAGCAATTTACGATATTTTTGCAGATTTTGCAGCAAATCTACTGTATCTGTTACTATACCCTCTCGAGTACtactgtttttatttttaacatgGGTGGGCCGTGGGGGGTCATTTTTTTTGTAGAATAACTACGTCCAGTTTGTATGCCACTTCATTTTAAACAAATTGTCCCagattatacttcctccatatCTTAAAAACTGCCCTATAAATaaatactagattttagcccgtgcgatgcacgaattctattaaattatgttagattagtttttttaaGTATGAGCGtgtttgttttttgatgaaattgtatatgcgaaatattaataattaattaataaaaatatctatgtggaatttaattatttatctgcATGGCACTCcactttttttaattcaaaattaattttgaaatcttatttttcattgacagaaaccattagatttcctacatggcgttctaatattggattaattttttattttaaattgaattttatttattttattttagattagtgtttgattttggatgaattttatttttagatgtattttttaattgttaataattaattaattaaaatatctatgtggcacctaattaattatctacgtggcaatcaattttttttaattcaaaaataaatttggcgctctaatattggattaattttttatttttaaattgaattttatttattttattttagattagtgtttgattttagatggagttgtatatattaataattatttaattaaaatatctacgtggcacctaattaattatctacgtggcaatcgatttttttaattcaaaaataaattagaaatcttatttttcattggtcgaaaccattagtaatcctaggtggcgctctaatatttcagcaaatatgcctcctttatatatatatattagattaaggAGTACtatcctttcaaaaaaaaaaaaaattactaccTCTGTTTCGTAAAAATAGGTACATTTTGAGTTTTGATACTATTTACAAGTTTCAATTTGACTATCATTTATGATTTATGGgtaaaaaaacatagtcgtgtgagaTCTTGTTTGATTAGTCTCGATATGCATTTTTtggaatatcaattttttacgaatacaaattagagatattaatgtccaaATATTTACATTGACAAGCGTGAAAAGACAAATTGTCtcattatttcgaaacggagggagtactttattaaaactagattttagtccgtcGATGCACAAATGCTATTAAAAAGTATGTTTATCAAACATCTTGGTTTGGTGTTCAAGAGAGATAagtgaataaaaataataataaaagagatAGAGAGATGAGTGAGAAAGAAAGAGACAGAGAATGTGACCTAAGAAAAAttggtgttcatgaacaccaaaTGGAATATCAAACTCTTGTGTGGAGAGCTTGACATGTGTCATATGAGGACGAAAATTAttgattatttaaaaaaaattgcaatgtGATTTTAATGACCCAGATTTGTTTGTATTAAATATACGTAAACATTGCAAATTTACAATgcttataaaattaatattataactcaaaaaattaaaatataaatgtctttatttttttaatgctCTATAAATGGACACCAATATTGATCCACTTTATATCAAacgaaaaaataattattttcctCTCCTgtttaatttttgtttgttaACAAAAATTTAAACAATGGATAATTCATTTTCTATGAGAAATAATAATCCTCAATTCATTTTCTAACTTAATTAATAACGATTAATTATGCCACTAATACTTTGATTATATACTTATCCCATAATAATatcataagatataaatgtagATGGGGGTATGGATAATGTAGGAGGTAGATTATATTTTTGGAGTTTGATAAATTTTGTTAAATGTTGTTGGTGTTGGGTTTGGTATTGGGGATAGAGAAAagataaaatattatattttattaggttGAAGACCAAAATcaaggtgtttgataaacatgctctaaattgttaagttaaaataactCATATGACATAACAATCAAATTGCTTGGAAGACATGACAGTAAAAATAACATGtgatataaataatactacGGGAACCAATAACACGAGTTATTCTTATTAAGTAATAACACACAA contains these protein-coding regions:
- the LOC110803660 gene encoding BEL1-like homeodomain protein 9 is translated as MEMRNNFMPELHVAQQRRRDKLRVQHFEELQQSNNFHHHQHQHHQHQQQNSSSTSPMLLPPPEMLHFMAASHSSNPFPNIHPTRFVTPSTSDSCDTHQQQQQQQQPMQGCENWVQRHMVVPEFLVHNQTPEIDYQNNNVQSWGSGGGGGGGGGGNELPLLPPNFISHHQSNDGGGLSLSLSSNQMCEYQHIGDLRELKPFESGTISSVVKQSMNSGIPKLECGSNDQVQDVAGCSIQVHRNVGPLGPFTGYAAILKSSKFLKPAQHILDEFLSAAGLWRGSEEDENDPSLTTSRSHNMADCSTAMVSKMDGGNDLSGRSPSYESYRPDCHERKAKLLYMQEEVCKRHKQYHQQMQMVMSAFDSVPGLSNATPYISRSIKTISRHFRCLKNAIADQLKHIKRALGEDLSSPTSFLRGDSSSSSLRYDQNFAKVRSGAIGGTGHMGQQNHVWRPQRGLPERAVSVLRAWLFDHFLHPYPTDNDKQMLANQTGLTRNQVSNWFINARVRLWKPMVEEIHMLETKGSSHSEPNSNNSVMSIIEKNRQAAAAGNQSGCKPPPPPQPSDPVCDKELECLVPSSSLERSRGDQNTINTEQLFRKCSRLESHQVPSSMDNSFMGFLPYQRRGIELGGIGAVSLTLGLRHGSETTQQQLQHQFLPQGMPFGGIHDFST